From the genome of Dermochelys coriacea isolate rDerCor1 chromosome 1, rDerCor1.pri.v4, whole genome shotgun sequence:
AGAAATAGGCAGATTTCCTTAATTGACTGCACTGCTTATCCCGAGAGCTAATAAAGTAAACCCCTTATTCCCACAGTAAAACGATTTATAAATTAATTACTGTAACCCATTGTATTTGATTTCCCTTTTTAGGATTCCCAAAAGATGAATATACTAAAGCTTGGGATATTAAACTCTAACGTCGCATCATACTTTGCTATATagtctgacttttaaaaaaaaaaagtcatttagggGTTTATAGAGCAGCCTGTATTAATCTCTGATGTAGTTTTACTTCAAGAATTAGACTGACTTTTTATTTGCTCTACCCTAACTTTCCCTGCGTGTGGTGGTAGCACGAAAAGAAAGCCTAGGGTACCTGTTATTTGGTGAAGTTTACTGAACGTCAATATCTCATTTAGTATAAAAGCTATTCTCCCTTAGACGATTAAACTAAcctaccctttttaaaaaaaagccctaTGGGTGAATGCACAAAAAGTATTTCCTGTCCTAATGAGGATTTCCTTACATCAGCAAAGACCTGCTAATTACTGATGTACAAGCTGCAATAATTGCTTTTGCAGCCAAAGTGTAAGAATATTGTCATATTAAAAATTGAAACTCTTGATTGTGAGTTAGGTCCCAAGGTAATTCAGAAAGTCCCCTTTCGGGAGAACAGCGGGGCTGGAGGAGCTACTTCGGGGTCCAGTAGAAATACTGCAGCTCTAGCTGTCTCTGGTAAGTTCTGGTTCCTAGTTTTAAGTGATATACGCCAATTAAAAAGCACACCGGGAACGGCCTGCAGCATAAAAGTCTCCAGATCACATACACCTCAACATCATTGAAGTACCATCGGTATATGTCTTgctaatttttaatatatatatatatatattacatacacatatataataCAAACAGACAATTGAACACTGTCTGCTTCATCTCCCTTTGATTGCGCTCCCTTACAGCATACCTTCTGTGGCTCTCACTAGCTATCCTTATATAAGAAACGACTCAGAGAGGGGCTTGTAGCGGGGGAGAAGGTCGATCAGAAGTTAAATCTAAAGGCGCCTCTGAGATCTGTTCAATTGCCAAAATACAGAGCGATGCGCTCGCCTCCCAGTCTCTGCACAAATCAAAGCACGTTCCGAGGGGCTGGGAAATAGTTGCCTTGTCATGTAACACATTGCCCTGATTTATTATAAAATTTTAACGAAATCATGCATATTTTAACAGCCTTTAATCACTGCATGAAAATTAATTCATGAACTGGAGCGCGTTTAAATAAATGAAGTGTTAATTCATTAGGATTAATTATTTGTTAAAGGTTTGTGTGCAAGGTTAAGGTGGAATAAAAACTCTTTGTTAGTTCGTGTCTTAATCACCAGGTTTTGttagcagttaaaaaaaacaaacaaacggttTCTGTGCTGCTCATGACGCTGGGGCGGGATGGGGACCAGAGGCCAAAGAACTGAGGTCTCATTGAATCAGTGAAAGCATCATACAGAGGGAAGTTTACTGCAAATACAAGGGGTGGAGAGTGTAACTTTCAGCCCAACCTAGACATGGCGGTACTAGAAGTGTAGACAGCTGGGCTGGGCTTTAGAGACATTGTTgatttggggtggggatggagaatAAAGGAACTCCTTCCTATTTGCCTGAGTGCTGATGAAAGAATCTACTTCAGACTAGTCCAAAGCTACAGCTAGACCAGCTTTGTATACTGGGGGAGAACACACTAAGCAGAAAGATCCAACTGCCTATACAAATGGatattttcttccttcttctGTCCAAATGTCCTGTTTTGAAGGGGGGAAACTAAATATCAGGAACAGTACTCAAGGACAGGGGAAATTATATAAAAAGGACACAGAGCTATGGTCCTACCTCCACTCACCCTTGATCCCGGTAGTTCTTTCACAGAAACACCCCGTAATTTTGGGGGCACATTTAAAGGGGcttatttaaaattgtgtttttacACAATTTAAGCTCATTGGAAAATATTACCAAAGCTTTTGGCCTTGCAGTTCTAAGGGAATTAAAATACCCCAACTAATTTCTTGAGGGGCTGTAACCCAGACTAAGGCACTAAGAAGTGTGTAAAAATAAATTGACCTAGAAATAAAAGTGAACCGTACTCTTCTCTCTTCATTCTAGCCCAGCTGTTATGCAAAAAAAGGGAACACTGGTCCTCAGTTTAAGCTAATAGGAAGTTATTACAATTGAACATTTGATTGTCCTATAATTTGCTGCTCTCCCTAAGCATTTGGTATTTGCTAGGCAGCAGGCACACAGCCATGTGAAAGCAACCTGTTAAAGTAGGAGGTACCAGAATCCTGAAAATAATTCTAATAAACTTCATTTTACTTCTCTGGggttgctctctctctcccagcacctctctccccagcccatcCCTTTTCCACCATACCCAACCCTCTTTCACAACACAGGTCTTTCCCAGCTacctttttcccctcccttccatcaCTAAAACTCTTTATCTGAAGACTGTCTGTAAAAATGTATTCAAGTGAAGGGCTTGATACAACCAACACAACAGCAGAGggaaaactaaaatttattaaaccAACTGTTGAATTACATCACTTGTACTGTATATTAGCATACTCCCTTTTGCGCAGGCCCTATAAACGTATGTAGGGCCAAGAGAACGTTGGGACCTTGCCCATGAAGTTCTTtggttttttcttgttttttttttacattgaagtCACAGCCCTACATGAGGAGTTTAGGTCACCAAGTTTCTAACACACATGCCCTTCACTAAGATCATCTGTGCAGGTGTTCTAAAGTGCTTCTGGGCACATAGCAGACATTTGAAGGCTGCACTTTTGACCCTAATGTTAAGAAGCTGGTTGGGCTACTCTCATCCCCAGACAACACCATCTTTTAATCTACTACTCTGActggtacaaattattttaaagaatcttaTTTTATAAGCGAAACActtgcaaaattaaaacaaaagaaatttaaaaaaaaaccttggagAGCGCTTCCCCCAGTAGCAGGACATAGTGTAAGCAGTTAATTACAGGAGTCAATGTGCAGCTTTGATTTAGTGATAATAACAGTAAAAGCACGTTCCCTTAGGGTACAGGTGacattcacttttgaaaaaaaaagagggaggaaatAGGTTTCTTCTTATATTGACTAGGGAAAAGATTGGTGCTAATAATGCTCTCTGGCCTCCTCTTCTCTGAAGACCATATGCCATGTATGGTCTATACACCAGAACAGGGAAAAGGGATATCTCCATCACTGCCATTGAAAATGTGGAAGTTACATGTCTTGTGCAATAAGCCAACCACATAGTAAATTTAACTTGTAACTTGCTTTTTACTGACTGCTATATACACAGCAGAATTAAAGATTTAATGGAGCTTGTTTCAGGCAGGACCTAGCCTGACTTTGGAAAAACTTCATAGAACTGGAGAAAGACAATATTTTCCTAGTAAGCTCCAGGCAGCCTATTTTCTTGTTATTAGATCAAAGCCTGCAACAGTTAATTTGTATAGATCTTGTGGAAGAGATAGAGCCTACATGTTCTACATAACTATATGTAAGAACAGTTTAACAAAGATTAACTTGTATTTAAATACGTTTATTTGTGAAACATTAAATACAGCCAAGATTAGATGAAAGCACCAACAAAAAGCCTGAAGAATATAAACACATTTTATGGGGTTTTTTACTATTGAAAAGTTGTTTCACTGTATAGGCTGTACATTTCACCAATCTTTCTGTAAACTTTAATCAAAAGGAGTGGCTTACATAttactcaaaaagaacaggagtacttgtgacactttagagactaacaaatttattagagcataagctttcgtgggctacagcccacttcattggatgcatagagtgagaagatagatacacacacaccacacaagttggaagttaccacacaaactgtgagaggctaattagttaagaggagctattatcagcaggagaaaaaaaaaattttgtagggataatccagatggcccatttagacagttgacaagaaggtgtgaggatgctTAAGGATATAGATTCAATATgcgtaatgacccaaccactcccagtctccattcaaacccaagttaatggtatctagtttgcatattaattcaagctcagcagtttctcattggagtctgtttttgaaacttttctgttgcaaaattgccacccttaaattttttttactaaagtggccagagaggtttgAAGTGTTCTCTACCGTGTtgttgaatgttatgattcctgatgtcagatttgcgtccatttattcttttgcatagagacgtccgtttggccaatgtacatggcagaggggcattgctgacacatgatggcatatatcacagtggtagatgtgcaagtgaacgagcccctgatggcgtggctaatgtgattaggtcctatgacggtgtcacttgaataatatgtggacagagtttggcatcaggctttgttgcaagggtaggttcctgggttagtgtttttggtgtggggttgctggagcatcgatgaagtgggctgtagtctctaaagtgccacaagtactcctgttctttttgtggatagagactaacatggctactactctgaatcTTACACATTACTATTTATTGATATAGTACCCTTAAGTGTGTCAGGTGTTTtacagagacagggtgggtgaagtaatatcttttgttggaccaatctctgttggagagagagagagaggcaagccgagtccaggctccagccctgagcccaaatgtctacatcacaGTTAACAGGGGGCCACAGCAGGAGCttaaattgcagtgcagacatacctatGACTACTAAGTGcataaaagttaagcatgtacttcagTTTGCAGAGTATAAGGGGCTGAGGTGGATAAGACAGACAAGGGATACAGTTTAACCTTTGCCAGTTTACCACTTCTTTTAGTTCTTAATGTTTTTTCCACTTGCATGACTAAAATTAAACATGTCTATCAAAATgctgcttaaaaataaatcaccAGGATTACCTACAcaatatatatttcatatattcTGACTTGATTTTAAATAAGACACCAGCAACAATTCGTGATGTTACTTAACCCTATCAACGAAAGATAAAATGACATGGTGTAAACAAACGAATGATTATGAAGTATAAACATGCACAATTTACATTCAAAGACCCAAGAGCTTGGCCATACAACTACAAagaatcaaaataaaaattaacccCAGCATCTGGCAACTGCATGTGTGCTTGCATGTTTACTATCAGGCAATGGTATTTTAAACAGAAGGTAAAtatggtctgggaaaaaagtgcTAACACAAAGTAATCCTCTGATTTACATAATTAACTAGGGACACTCAGAATTAGTGTCCAGAACAGGATGGCCCCTTAATTTCTGAACAGTATAAATTAAAATTGTACATTGACAAACATACCTTTTCTTGGGGGATTGACCCAGTATCAGCTACAGTAAGAGGTGCTATGGAATAGGTTGGTGTCTAGTACTGAGGCTTGTAGCTGCAGCAGGGATACTGTGTTTGTGGCATTAGTGAAACATTTTGGAACAGATATTTGCACAAAAGTAAAGCCAAACTTGTTGCTGAACATGTATAcagaaaatgcaaaatatattctAGGTCCAACTGTTGACAGAActacatatttttattaaagtgtTAGGTCCAAAGAGTTTCCAGCTGCATATCCCTCTAATCAGGTGGGCTAAAGACAGTTTATAGATGTCTTGTCCTTGATCCATCGATAGACATGATCTGCCCATTTGTAAGAAATGCCATCATGGGGTCCGTTTAGAATGACAATTCCATGTCTAAGATAAAaagcatatttaattttaaacacaatAAAGTACATCGTAATGCACAGAGACCAATCTTGCTTTGCTGCTTAATTGGGTCTCCGGTCAGTAACAGATCATCAGATTATGTTGACCTATTCAGTACTTAGTGGAAAAGTCACCTCCAGAAAAGCTGAAACCCATTTCCATCATTGCACTGACGCTGACACCAGAAGGCAATGCATCCAACAGGAGGGGGAAGATAAATGTGAATTTATTCAAAAATTGTAACCCAAGTtttatacagttttttttttttttttttttttgtaatttgaaaaggaaaaaacttTCCCATTCTTCCTGTGCTAGTCCAATATCTGAGGCAACATCAAAGATTATAGTGCTTATGACATCTTTATTCAATTCACATAGAAAAGCATGCAGTATTAATATAAAACAGTACAGTATTATGTAAAATGGTTCAGTGCACATTAGGTAAACAAGTCATTAGCATACAAACCCATTTTATGGTCTACACAGGCATTCTGAACATGTTCTGAATAACAATGCTTTGtggaaactaaattaaaaattgtgcttaacttcaaaaaaaaaaaaagccatgttttCAGTCTTAAGGAAGAGAGGTTTTCTAACTGAAATGCAGAAGAACACTGAAAGAGAGGCTGCTGCATTATATACACACTTAACTACAGTTTCAGTATAGAATAGTGCCATGCAAATTGGTCTAAAGCAGCAGTAGCAGTTTCCTCTGGAAGCAAAGTTTTACAACAGATTTTACAGTGTTTTATGGCAAGTGAACAATTAATACCAGTAGCAGCATTACAAGAATTACCATTACCATGTAGCATaggaaattaacttttaaaagcaAGTTCTTTCCCATATAAAGGATTGATTTAACAAGAACATTTAAAATTGGTCATATTCAAGGAGGACATAACTGCTGCTCAAAGAGAGCTTCACGTaacctgacatttaaaaaaaaaaaaaaaaaaaaaagcaaggattACAAACAAAATCTTCTATCAAAGAAGAAAGCTCTGAATGGTTTCTTTAAGTGAAACAATTTGGGGTGCTGAGAGAACATTCAGCTTTCACTTGGTCAAAAGGGACAGAATCAGGTCACATGGAACTCACCAGAAATCAAGTTCACTTGGGCATTTTAAATGTTCTCATGTTGGCACTAAGACTACTAACTTCAAGTTAACAAGAGAGTTAGTTTTTAGTAGTTTTTGAGGGACTAGCACTAGAAAGGCTGCTTGAATTTTTCTTTTGGTCGACTGATTGAcacttttatgttttcttttcagGAATAAGGAAGAAGCCCAAGGAGACTGAAGTTGGTTGTGAAGATTAGAATCTCAGATGACATCTTAAAAATGAGGAACCAAACTTTTGTTCTTCAAATAGCTTTTGTGAGGTATTGAAAAGAAAACTTTGGGTAAAACTCTCTTTGAAACAAACAGTTCTGACGTTGCTTTCCTATTTTCCGAATTTCGAGCCTGACAACAAGGGGAAGTGTTCACGTCATATCTAGTCCAGCTGGAGAGAGGACTGAAAATGTAGCAGGTTTCCAATCTAACCAATTGGGTCACTACTTGACTCAGGGCATGTGaatactgtttttgtttgttcctttctTCCAGCTTCTTATCTGATTCATTCAGGAGTTCAGAACACTGTGTTGATGTGAAGGATTCGCAAGCTCAGAGGACTTAAAGTTGTAGTAGGGAACTCTTACTATTGTCAGATTCTGCACATCATGGATGTCCCAGCTCAGAAAATTTGTATTCAAGGTAAGCAGCATCCATGGATGCTTCACTGGACGGTCTTGTGCGTTCATTTCCGAAGAGCGGATAGTTTGTATCTTTTAGATAGAGAAGTTCATGCTTATCGCTGGACTTTGGCTGATGGCTCTCCTGAATGACTAGTGATTGCGTTTTGCTCTGAACCTTCAAATCTAAGTTTTCAGCATAGTTGTTGAGCAGCTATTCCAAACACTGGCCTTTGCTGAAGTAAAACAAGAAGTCACTTTCTTCTCGCTGTTGCAGGGGCTTGCACTATATTCTGGAGAACCTTTGTTGCAATCATCTGAAGTGTCACAAAAATCATCAAACTCCAGTTTCCTTAGGAAGGCAGATGGCTTCCCTGTACTCTCTTGTTTTACTGCAGGACTCTCGTTGATATCAGGGGTGTTCAACTGGAGACAACCTGAGAGACAAAGAAGGTGTACATGGTGCTGGAAGCTCATAAAGTTCTCATCTTTATATGGTGCACAATCCTCACCTTTATATCCCACTGTCGTTCTAAAGCAGGCATCCATATTGTAGCAGCTATATCCAGGAGAACTTCCTGACACCCTGAAAATAGTTCTTTGTTTGTCGGACGACTGTGTGTGTCCGGCCCATTTGATCTGTCTGACTAGCCAGAGTTTGAGCAAGCGCCATCGCTATCCAAGAGTCCATTACCTGTCAATTGCTCAAGATGTCAGGACTTGGCTGGTAGTAAATCTTTTTCTCTAGTCTTCTACTTGGCTTTTCAATGATGCAATGTCTTCTTCACTGCTTTCATTTCCTTTATTATCTGTGAAAAGTGCTCTCTCACTAACAGTACTCCACATTTGGGTTTCTCCACTTGATCCTTTCAGCTGTGTAAGCTGACCCTCCAGTTCTTCTATGTACTTGTCACTTCTTTCCAGTGCTTTTTCAGACGGTTCGTTCACGTTCACACTGCTCTACTTTGGACTGCAGCGCAGCTGCCGTAACCTACAACCTGCAAGAAGTGTGAATGAGAGAAATATATGTTGAAAGATTGATTTGTGCTATGTTTTTTCAAATCTTGACACAAATAAATTTCCTACTCTAGTTTCAAGAAGAGACAGTACTGTCAACACACACCATGTTAATTTGAAAGTAAAAATAGTCCCATTCAGGGTTGTA
Proteins encoded in this window:
- the OBI1 gene encoding LOW QUALITY PROTEIN: ORC ubiquitin ligase 1 (The sequence of the model RefSeq protein was modified relative to this genomic sequence to represent the inferred CDS: inserted 11 bases in 8 codons; deleted 7 bases in 6 codons; substituted 7 bases at 7 genomic stop codons), with protein sequence MAQNVQNVTLALTLPITCHICLGKVRHPVICVNNHVFCSICIDMWLKNNSQCPACRIPITPDNPCKEIIGGTSESEPIFNPTVRKHLRKTRLELLHKEYEDEIESLQKEVEELRGKNLGLEAQLKTVLDPGALGLCNTDEESHQPTDEASRAGPETVEEWIKKLKAANDLYEKAKDDVEKLKEANKKLRLENGGLVRENLRLKAEVDSRSPQKYVNVTAAALQSKVEQCERERTXSEKALERSDKYIEELEGQLTQLKGSSGETQMWSTVSERALFTDNKGNESSEEDIASLKSQVEDXRKRFTTSQVLTSXEQLTGNGLLDSDGACSNSGXSDRSNGPDTHSRPTNKELFSGCQEVLLDIAATIWMPALERQWDKGEDCAPYKDXELYELPAPCTPSLSLGCLQLNTPDINESPAVKQESTGKPSAFLRKLEFDDFCDTSDDCNKGSPEYSASPCNSEKKVTSCFTSAKASVWNSCSTTMLKXLRFEGSEQNAITSHSGEPSAKSSDKHELLYLKDTNYPLFGNERTRPSSEASMDAAYLEYKFSELGHPXCAESDNSKSPYYNFKSSELANPSXSTQCSELLNESDKKLEERNKQNSIHMPXVKXXPNWLDWKPATFSVLSPAGLDMREHFPLLSGSKFGKXESNVRTVCFKESFTQSFLFNTSQKLFEEQKFGSXIFKMSSEIXNLHNQLQSPWASSLFLKRKHKSVNQSTKRKIQXSLSSASPSKTTKN